The following proteins are encoded in a genomic region of Catharus ustulatus isolate bCatUst1 chromosome 4, bCatUst1.pri.v2, whole genome shotgun sequence:
- the LOC116995168 gene encoding endonuclease domain-containing 1 protein-like → MLELLLLQVLVSCLWLGHSEVVPSFKSPCSQVFYMDTPPSDSLNPTNAARICQFYDNKYRFTTLYDRNNRIPVYSAYIYKPGHGDRSDSWFVEPQLIKHNYRRDMDTEDSIIDTYGITSADIGKSQAIDKDYSDAQGLDRSHLCPSGHQSGDDKKATFTLTNIVPLYSTLNQGGWRNYEDKTVAQKTQGCDKTYVITGAVPGNTYISDGRVNVPSHIWSAACCVKGTTPIKAWGAIAENDKSSNYVRDLELWDLEQILSGLYGKPRITLFRNSCAKA, encoded by the exons atgctggagctgctgctgctgcaggtgttggtgagctgcctctggctgggacacagcGAGGTGGTGCCAAGCTTTAAAAGTCCATGTAGTCAGGTTTTCTATATGGATACCCCACCAAGTGATTCCCTGAATCCAACGAATGCAGCCAGGATCTGCCAGTTCTATGACAACAAATATCGCTTTACCACCCTGTATGACAGAAACAACAGAATTCCAGTGTACTCTGCTTACATCTACAAGCCTGGACATGGAGACAGATCCGACTCATGGTTTGTTGAGCCTCAG CTAATCAAGCACAATTATCGCAGGGATATGGATACAGAGGATTCCATCATAGATACCTACGGGATCACTTCAGCAGATATTGGCAAGAGTCAGGCTATTGACAAAGACTACAGTGATGCCCAGGGTCTGGACCGTAGTCACTTGTGTCCCAGTGGCCACCAAAGTGGCGATGACAAGAAGGCTACCTTCACCCTCACCAACATAGTGCCCCTCTACAGCACACTCAACCAAGGTGGCTGGAGAAACTACGAGGACAAAACGGTGGCCCAGAAAACCCAGGGCTGTGACAAAACCTATGTCATCACGGGAGCTGTACCTGGGAACACCTACATCTCTGATGGGAGGGTTAATGTACCCAGCCACATCTGGtcagctgcctgctgtgtgAAGGGCACAACGCCCATAAAGGCTTGGGGGGCCATTGCTGAGAATGACAAGAGCAGTAACTATGTGAGGGACCTCGAGCTGTGGGACCTGGAGCAAATATTGTCCGGGCTGTATGGGAAACCAAGGATTACTCTGTTCAGAAATTCCTGTGCCAAGGCATAA